One genomic segment of Alkalimarinus alittae includes these proteins:
- a CDS encoding DUF6160 family protein, with protein sequence MNFKYTLCVMSSLAISYMPTLTHAELVGMEETELSEVSGQSGLSIEIPHLRVNAHNVGSVDNPNTTADESDGRRTKGFKVDYVTKQHDGTNESHYFVEEVSLAVDTTGAFTIDVEGDGKLVIGLPDSVNFVGDGYSAKGIYLNNDGLAASGGKMLNEVNIQGNFDTGGTVTIWGN encoded by the coding sequence ATGAATTTTAAGTACACATTATGTGTTATGAGTAGTTTAGCCATCAGCTATATGCCGACGCTTACGCATGCAGAGCTGGTTGGAATGGAAGAAACAGAGCTTTCTGAAGTCTCAGGCCAAAGCGGTCTTTCAATTGAGATACCTCACCTTAGGGTCAACGCGCATAATGTCGGAAGCGTTGACAACCCTAATACGACTGCAGATGAAAGCGATGGCCGTCGTACTAAAGGTTTTAAAGTCGACTATGTGACCAAACAGCATGACGGAACCAATGAGAGCCACTACTTTGTAGAAGAGGTTTCCCTTGCGGTTGATACTACAGGGGCCTTTACGATTGATGTTGAGGGTGATGGCAAGCTAGTAATTGGCTTACCTGATAGCGTTAACTTTGTCGGAGACGGCTATAGCGCTAAGGGTATCTATCTTAACAACGATGGTCTTGCGGCTAGCGGTGGTAAGATGCTTAATGAAGTTAATATCCAGGGTAACTTTGATACCGGCGGAACAGTGACTATTTGGGGTAACTAA
- a CDS encoding DUF3301 domain-containing protein encodes MVELSDLFWLSILILGGWYWLSAREIKDVALKAVKEYCKEVDVELLDESVVLRGFWFKRNRQGRIKLWRSYIFEFSSTGDDRYKGKVILLGNHTESIQLETHRLH; translated from the coding sequence ATGGTAGAACTTAGCGATCTATTCTGGCTGTCAATTCTGATCTTGGGAGGCTGGTACTGGCTTAGTGCCAGAGAGATTAAAGATGTAGCCTTAAAGGCGGTCAAAGAATATTGCAAAGAGGTCGACGTAGAACTACTAGACGAAAGCGTGGTATTGCGGGGTTTCTGGTTCAAACGAAATAGACAAGGAAGAATAAAGCTCTGGCGTTCGTATATATTTGAGTTTTCGAGTACAGGTGATGACCGCTACAAAGGCAAAGTTATTTTACTCGGTAATCACACTGAATCTATTCAGCTTGAAACACACCGCTTACATTAG
- a CDS encoding YaeQ family protein, translating to MALKATIFKASVQISDMDRHYYQPHELTIARHPSENDARMMVRVVAFALNASEHLSFTKGISSDEEPDLWDIDLSGTIQHWIELGNPDEKRIRKACGRAKHVTVYCYSNRSAEQWWVQSQAELQRFKNLSVVLIPEAFVEPLAALAERNMELQVTIQDGEIWVADGNQNLHLVPEHWKTA from the coding sequence ATGGCACTTAAAGCCACTATTTTCAAAGCGAGCGTCCAAATCTCAGATATGGATCGCCATTACTACCAACCACATGAGCTCACGATTGCCCGCCACCCGTCTGAAAATGATGCTCGGATGATGGTAAGAGTCGTGGCGTTTGCCCTTAATGCCAGCGAACACCTTAGCTTTACCAAAGGCATTAGCTCAGATGAAGAGCCCGACCTTTGGGATATTGATCTTTCAGGCACAATTCAGCACTGGATCGAGTTAGGCAACCCAGACGAAAAACGCATTCGAAAAGCGTGCGGACGCGCTAAACACGTCACCGTGTACTGCTACAGCAATCGCTCTGCCGAACAATGGTGGGTGCAGTCGCAAGCGGAGCTACAACGCTTCAAGAACCTCTCTGTCGTACTTATCCCAGAAGCCTTTGTGGAGCCCTTAGCCGCGTTAGCAGAGCGTAATATGGAACTACAAGTCACAATTCAAGACGGGGAAATTTGGGTCGCAGATGGCAACCAGAATTTACATCTCGTACCCGAACACTGGAAAACAGCTTAA
- the glpE gene encoding thiosulfate sulfurtransferase GlpE, whose protein sequence is MSFKHMSAATLQAMLKEQPITLIDIRDQVSFLAGHIEGALHIGNHNVEQFLADTDRSLPLVVCCYHGNSSQGAADYFNQQGFEECYSLDGGFTAWPAD, encoded by the coding sequence ATGTCATTTAAACACATGTCTGCTGCTACACTTCAAGCAATGCTTAAAGAACAACCTATTACACTTATCGATATTCGTGATCAGGTATCGTTCTTAGCGGGCCATATAGAGGGCGCGTTACATATCGGTAATCATAACGTCGAACAATTTCTTGCGGACACAGACCGTAGCTTACCTTTAGTCGTTTGCTGCTACCACGGCAACTCAAGCCAGGGCGCTGCAGATTATTTTAACCAACAAGGCTTCGAAGAGTGCTATAGCCTTGATGGCGGCTTTACCGCTTGGCCAGCCGACTAA